A region of Nocardioides sp. JS614 DNA encodes the following proteins:
- a CDS encoding nitroreductase family protein has product MAERDSGDYTNPVVETILGRRTIRFEYDRSREVPRTVLEVVTACGLAAPSSKNAKPWRFHVVQYPKLLDEIAEAAEAAPDVEAYVPHDPRTGLPHPHWPSSVVESAAMLREVPAAIFIENRGVFSGGRKTLRTAHPDAVRESLTSYAFECIGIGTAIENMWIAAISLGLSAFFSGDVLIAEAEISSRLHVEGDIVGVLGLGYSTAAPLPARMSPAATQVDEPVVWH; this is encoded by the coding sequence TCGAGACGATCCTTGGGCGGCGAACCATCCGGTTCGAGTATGACCGTTCCCGCGAAGTGCCGAGAACTGTGCTGGAAGTGGTCACGGCGTGCGGGCTCGCCGCTCCCTCATCGAAGAACGCCAAGCCGTGGCGATTCCATGTGGTCCAATATCCCAAATTGCTCGACGAGATCGCCGAGGCTGCCGAGGCTGCCCCTGACGTCGAGGCGTACGTCCCGCACGACCCGCGTACGGGGTTGCCGCATCCGCACTGGCCATCGAGCGTCGTTGAGTCGGCTGCCATGCTTCGCGAGGTGCCGGCCGCGATCTTCATCGAGAATCGTGGCGTATTCAGTGGCGGACGGAAGACACTGCGCACTGCTCACCCCGACGCGGTTCGTGAGTCGCTCACCAGCTATGCCTTCGAATGTATTGGGATCGGGACGGCGATCGAGAACATGTGGATCGCAGCGATCTCCCTCGGGCTCTCCGCGTTCTTCAGCGGTGACGTGTTGATCGCTGAGGCTGAGATTTCCAGCCGCCTCCACGTCGAGGGCGATATCGTGGGCGTACTTGGGTTGGGCTACTCGACTGCGGCACCATTACCCGCCCGGATGAGCCCAGCGGCGACACAGGTCGATGAGCCGGTCGTCTGGCACTGA
- a CDS encoding nSTAND1 domain-containing NTPase — translation MASSLSKWRQAFEKLDQTPWPGTNRIDDPTQLRGRKRDVSDIAVACLANDLLVIHGASGVGKSSLLTAGLIPELRRRRKTVVYCNRWDAPDDSVAPSAHITEGVLEADPFSLPNGEFESRFGDRLVIVLDQFEEVIRNNPEFAQRVLRWIEDVVGTTSARFVVSLRSEQEHELAGLYTKPFARRGRVEIPAITNPRIIELIIGGPRDSSTEQSTEGRRLPIADDAIDALREAWQASQADENSTKWDRPGLLHLQAALYVLWMRRSAKSGGDDGLGHIALTDVTGLIREVAKRHGLGRASAQAALLAYALELSVSWKVENCESACMSTRTWQGVPAAIVNQTKWIFRDITEHLSSGGYKTPRDMWELSREVIGHLHRPAHAAVQPVAQKLYNGLDPEWLSAREVVQTEASSGEGNQYGLQPDWLGAERPSFSADMRDGGPSPRQLGSGPAAGLTNTDVMFELFRCYFFALEWLKHAKIAQLESKRDSKIVILTHDRYSAGLARWHGSQVGSFKEAVERLASHRGEDLAWHDVGGKVRSAAATRLVVNANWRSCAIHDTDFSGVTFVNCDFAGSTFESCVFDGATFVNCILDQVDFVRCAIKGRPTWPEKAVLDRLADEAVAKAPEFRLAAPSELTDALRALQAPSSTRITSTTHFHLYARESGTPAVTASGRAPAPKPTREPTLPLKPGGLTVCGGRLSSLTFRTCDFLGPNATVSLHHIAGTSLEICEQRVGTFDIFAAGIRGLTVTRPVEDLDEAAPSGASSNRGGPRQFTLNVHRARVINAWFGVNLKGKASFDDCLILQLVNASESFTPTLLRSRYFGLVNAETPKDLLVEPKGSIEIADAGIETLGGLAPELVGLSRNIDFRESVPDLAVDSKEE, via the coding sequence ATGGCCTCCAGTTTGAGCAAGTGGCGACAAGCATTCGAGAAACTCGATCAGACGCCCTGGCCGGGCACGAATCGAATCGACGATCCGACCCAGTTGCGTGGCCGCAAGCGCGACGTTTCCGATATCGCTGTGGCCTGCCTAGCAAATGACCTCCTTGTCATCCACGGAGCGTCCGGGGTCGGAAAGTCCTCGCTCCTCACAGCTGGGCTCATTCCTGAGTTGAGGCGACGACGGAAGACCGTCGTGTACTGCAATCGCTGGGATGCTCCTGATGACAGCGTGGCTCCGTCTGCGCACATCACTGAAGGTGTGCTGGAGGCGGACCCGTTCTCACTCCCGAACGGCGAGTTTGAATCTAGATTCGGTGATCGACTGGTGATCGTACTGGACCAGTTCGAAGAAGTGATTCGAAACAATCCCGAGTTCGCGCAACGCGTGCTTCGCTGGATCGAAGACGTAGTCGGCACGACCTCGGCCAGATTCGTCGTTTCGCTTCGGTCTGAGCAGGAGCACGAGCTCGCCGGGCTGTATACCAAGCCGTTCGCGCGTCGCGGACGCGTCGAGATCCCGGCAATTACGAACCCAAGGATCATCGAACTCATCATCGGGGGCCCCCGTGACTCGTCCACGGAGCAGAGCACCGAAGGACGCCGACTTCCGATCGCGGACGACGCGATCGATGCTCTTCGAGAGGCCTGGCAAGCATCACAGGCGGATGAGAACTCAACGAAGTGGGATCGGCCCGGTCTCCTGCACCTCCAAGCCGCTCTCTATGTCCTCTGGATGCGTAGATCTGCAAAGTCCGGCGGCGACGATGGCCTTGGGCACATCGCGCTCACCGATGTCACGGGCCTCATCCGCGAAGTAGCCAAGAGGCATGGTCTCGGCCGCGCGTCTGCACAGGCGGCACTGCTCGCATATGCGCTTGAGCTGAGCGTGTCGTGGAAGGTCGAGAACTGCGAGTCGGCGTGCATGAGCACGCGGACCTGGCAGGGGGTTCCGGCTGCAATCGTCAATCAGACCAAATGGATCTTCCGCGACATCACCGAGCATCTGTCGAGCGGCGGTTACAAGACTCCGCGAGACATGTGGGAACTCTCGAGAGAGGTCATCGGGCACCTTCACCGGCCTGCGCATGCTGCCGTTCAGCCGGTCGCTCAGAAGCTCTACAACGGACTCGATCCCGAATGGCTTAGTGCACGCGAGGTCGTGCAGACGGAGGCATCGTCGGGCGAAGGAAATCAGTACGGCCTGCAGCCAGACTGGCTTGGCGCTGAACGCCCATCCTTCAGCGCCGACATGCGCGACGGCGGACCGTCGCCGCGCCAACTTGGTTCTGGGCCCGCGGCCGGCCTCACAAACACCGATGTGATGTTCGAACTCTTCCGGTGCTATTTCTTCGCGCTCGAATGGCTGAAGCACGCGAAGATCGCACAGTTAGAAAGCAAGCGCGACAGCAAGATCGTAATTCTGACGCACGATCGCTACTCGGCCGGACTTGCCCGCTGGCACGGAAGCCAGGTCGGCAGCTTCAAGGAAGCCGTGGAACGTCTTGCCTCCCACCGCGGCGAGGATCTGGCATGGCACGATGTGGGCGGAAAGGTGCGTTCTGCAGCCGCGACCCGACTAGTTGTGAACGCCAACTGGCGCTCGTGCGCCATCCACGACACAGACTTCTCGGGCGTGACTTTCGTGAACTGCGACTTTGCAGGTTCAACATTCGAGAGTTGCGTCTTCGACGGAGCGACATTCGTCAACTGCATCCTCGACCAGGTCGATTTCGTGCGATGCGCCATCAAGGGGCGCCCGACCTGGCCCGAGAAAGCAGTGCTCGACCGGCTTGCCGACGAGGCTGTCGCGAAGGCGCCCGAGTTCAGACTGGCTGCCCCGAGCGAGCTGACTGACGCGCTTCGCGCGCTGCAGGCTCCTAGTTCGACGCGCATAACCTCAACGACTCACTTCCACCTGTATGCAAGGGAGTCTGGCACCCCCGCAGTCACTGCGTCGGGAAGGGCGCCAGCGCCAAAACCCACCAGGGAGCCGACGCTTCCGCTCAAGCCCGGCGGTCTCACTGTCTGCGGCGGCCGGCTAAGTTCGCTCACGTTTCGCACATGCGACTTCCTTGGACCCAACGCGACGGTCAGCCTCCACCACATCGCGGGGACTTCTTTGGAGATTTGCGAACAGCGCGTTGGCACGTTCGACATCTTCGCAGCGGGTATCCGAGGCCTAACGGTCACCCGCCCCGTGGAGGACCTCGATGAAGCCGCACCTAGTGGCGCCTCCTCCAACCGCGGCGGACCACGACAGTTCACGCTCAATGTTCATCGTGCCCGGGTAATCAATGCCTGGTTCGGTGTAAACCTCAAGGGCAAGGCCTCATTCGATGACTGCCTCATTCTCCAACTCGTCAACGCAAGCGAGTCCTTTACGCCAACGCTCTTGCGATCAAGATACTTCGGCTTGGTCAACGCTGAGACTCCCAAGGATTTGCTGGTGGAACCCAAGGGCTCAATCGAGATCGCGGATGCGGGTATCGAGACTCTGGGTGGTTTGGCGCCTGAGCTGGTGGGCCTGAGCAGAAACATCGACTTCCGGGAGTCAGTGCCCGACCTCGCCGTGGACTCGAAGGAGGAGTGA